A genome region from Rhizophagus irregularis chromosome 14, complete sequence includes the following:
- a CDS encoding uncharacterized protein (SECRETED:cutsite_VKS-QT; SECRETED:prob_0.7046); SECRETED:SignalP(1-24): MISKKLRILMLMGIFIIQVIVVKSQTYSVNPILPSGNPNPTDGPISLTNHVIKVGYMETGFSRNNFTASKGNVLWWMWTGKGLHSVVESTLENPCQSKVGGFNLGQHTEPYNITMAVPEDRTYVFFSDVADDCKKGMYGGINLPQDYTWPKDLSQPPQQIVTTPLGPTPTATVSGSMSIAAADAESTSKSVSNSSSTYYLKESSFGIIVGSLVLIISILIL; this comes from the exons atgatTTCTAAAAAGTTAAGAATTTTGATGCTAATGGGAATATTCATTATTCAAGTTATTGTTGTAAAATCACAAACCTATTCAGTGAATCCAATTTTGCCCTCGGGAAACCCAAATCCAACGGATGGACCAATTTCACTTACAAATCATGTTATTAAAGTTGGTTATATGGAAACTGGATTTAGTAGAAATAATTTCACTGCTAGTAAAGGCAATGTATTATGGTGGATGTGGACAGGTAAAGGTTTACATTCTGTAGTAGAATCAACTCTTGAAAATCCATGTCAAAGTAAAGTAGGAg gtTTTAATCTTGGACAACATACTGAAccatataatattactatgGCCGTACCTGAAGATAGAACATATGTTTTCTTTTCTGATGTAGCTGACga ttGTAAGAAAGGAATGTATGGTGGAATAAATCTTCCTCAAGATTATACTTGGCCAAAAGATTTATCTCAACCTCCACAACAAATTGTTACAACACCTTTAGGTCCAACACCAACAGCTACCGTTTCAGGTTCAATGTCAATCGCAGCAGCAGATGCTGAAAGTACTAGTAAATCTGTATCTAATTCATcttcaacttattatttaaaagaatctagttttggtataattgTCGGAAGCttggttttaataatttcaattttaatattgtaa